DNA from Candidatus Woesearchaeota archaeon:
CAGATGTACGAATTAATAAACAGGTCTGTAAAAAATAAAAGTTTTTTTAAAAACAAAGTCTTGGTCAATGCAGTGGAATTTGCAAAGAAAAATAATTCCAGCCTGCATCTTTTAGGAATGTGCTCTGATGAAGGCGTTCATTCTCACACAGATCATCTTTTTGCATTAATGGAAATGGCAAAAAAATTCAAATTAAGCAAAGTCTATATTCATTTTATCGCTGATGGCAGAGATGTTCCTGAGAAATCCGCATTAAAATACGCAAAGGAAATTGAAAAGAAGATAAAAGAAACAGGCATTGGCAAAATAGCAACAATTGTTGGAAGGTATTATGCAATGGACCGGGATTCAAATTGGGACAGGACAAAGCTTGCCTATGAAATGCTTACTGGAGGAAAAGGGATTAAGGCAAAAAATGCAGAAGAAGCTGTTAATAATGCTTACGAAAGAGGGGATAAAACAGATTATTACATGCAGCCTACAGTCATTGACGAAAACGGAATAATAAAAGACAAAGACTCTGTAATATTCTTTAATTTCAGGACAGACAGGCCAAGACAATTGACAAAGTCATTTATTTTTAAGAACTTTTCAGAATTCGAGAGAAAAGCGCAGCCAAAAATTCTTTTTACAACAATGGCGATATACGATAAAACATTTAATTGCCCATTTGCTTTTAGCGAAGAAAAAATAAAAAACAACTTGGGGAATGTTATAGCGCAGCACAATTTAAAACAGCTTAGGCTGGCAGAAACCGAGAAATACGGCCACGTAACCTTTTTTTTCAATTCGCAGATTGAAGTCCCGAATAAAGGCGAAGAAAGGATAATGATACCGAGCCCAAAAGTTCCATCATATGATCTGAAGCCGGAAATGAGCGCTTATGGAGTTGCTGATGAGGCTGTAAAGCAGATCAAATCCAAAAAATACGATTCTGTTGTTATTAATTTTGCAAACTGCGATTTGGTCGGCCATTCTGCTGTAAAAGAAGCAATAATAAAATGCGTTGAAGTGGTTGATGAATGCCAGGGAAAAGTCATAAATGCTGCGCTTGAAAATGGTTATGTTGCAGTTTTGACAGCAGACCACGGCTCTGCAGAGGAAAAGCTCTACAAAGACGGAACACCATGCCCGGCGCATTCTGCAAACCCTATAAATTTCATAATTATTTCAAAAGACGAAAAGCTGCAGAAGATAAAATTAAAAAATGGCGGCCAGAAGAATGTTGCCCCAACTATCCTCGAGATCATGGGATTGAAAAAGCCAAAAGAGATGGCAGGCGAAAGTTTAATAATGCATTGATTTTTATCTATGCTTATGAACCTAACAGATATCAAATCCAAAATCCCCAAAGACTTATTTAACACCCTGGAGCAGTCAGGCATAAAGGAATTAAGGCCCTGCCAGGAAAAATCAATAAGCAAAGGCCTTCTTGAAGGAAAGAATCTTCTGGTCTGCACGCCAACCGCATCCGGCAAAACATTGGTTGCAGAGTTGGCTGCCATAAGCTCAATAATGGAAGGCAGGGGAAAAGCAATCTACATTGTTCCGTTAAAGGCATTGGCAAATGAAAAATTCAAAGAATTCTCAAACAAATACGGCAAATTCATTAAAATAGCCCTCTCTATTGGCGACATTGATTCTGCAGACTCCTACCTTATAGATTATGACTTCATAATATGCACTGCTGAAAAGCTGGATTCATTGATAAGGCACC
Protein-coding regions in this window:
- a CDS encoding 2,3-bisphosphoglycerate-independent phosphoglycerate mutase; translation: MNPKHRVVLIIADGWGIAPKGPGNYIEMAKKPNFDFYIKKYPHCINLASGNAVGLPEGSQGNSEVGHLHIGAGRIVWQMYELINRSVKNKSFFKNKVLVNAVEFAKKNNSSLHLLGMCSDEGVHSHTDHLFALMEMAKKFKLSKVYIHFIADGRDVPEKSALKYAKEIEKKIKETGIGKIATIVGRYYAMDRDSNWDRTKLAYEMLTGGKGIKAKNAEEAVNNAYERGDKTDYYMQPTVIDENGIIKDKDSVIFFNFRTDRPRQLTKSFIFKNFSEFERKAQPKILFTTMAIYDKTFNCPFAFSEEKIKNNLGNVIAQHNLKQLRLAETEKYGHVTFFFNSQIEVPNKGEERIMIPSPKVPSYDLKPEMSAYGVADEAVKQIKSKKYDSVVINFANCDLVGHSAVKEAIIKCVEVVDECQGKVINAALENGYVAVLTADHGSAEEKLYKDGTPCPAHSANPINFIIISKDEKLQKIKLKNGGQKNVAPTILEIMGLKKPKEMAGESLIMH
- a CDS encoding DEAD/DEAH box helicase — protein: MNLTDIKSKIPKDLFNTLEQSGIKELRPCQEKSISKGLLEGKNLLVCTPTASGKTLVAELAAISSIMEGRGKAIYIVPLKALANEKFKEFSNKYGKFIKIALSIGDIDSADSYLIDYDFIICTAEKLDSLIRHHTPWLKYVKTIIVDEVHLMNDPGRGPTLEILLTILREILKNVQLIALSATIGNPEELAEWLNAELVIDSWRPVELRKGIYLDGKIEFEEKEK